The Trachemys scripta elegans isolate TJP31775 chromosome 20, CAS_Tse_1.0, whole genome shotgun sequence genomic sequence CTCAGGCTGCGTTTGCGCACATGTGGCCTGTGGTTTGTTAAAGATAGATTAGCCACTGATTCACAGCACTACGCTCACTCTACCAATGAAGAGAACTGTCAAAGAAAGACACTAGGAGGGCCCCACTGCAGCAAGTCGGTGCAAAGGTAATGAGGGCTAGTGGCTAGACAATGTGGTATTCTGAAGGAGTTTGGGGTTATGACGCCTATAACCCCAAGGAACCAGACGACTCAGATGTTTGTTCCTCCTCTTCCCAAAATACCTAAAGCCTCACACTGAAGCTTTAGCAGAGGGATGATCATCATTAGGCCCGCTGGAGCAGAGCGATGAGGGCAATAGCACAGAAGTATCAGACATTGTCTCAAAGCCCAATACTTTGTTTTTCCATCTTCGTGGTAATTGTTGGGATGGTGACACGAGGACAGATTTTAACAGTTGCCAGACCAGAGCTGACCTTGGTAAACCCACCTAAAACCAGAATCGGAGAGAGCAGAGTCTTTTTTGCCTTGGGGAAGAAGAAACTTCCCCAGCCTGGGTGAAATTAGAGCACTCATGGAGAGTACACCTGTCAGTGCTTGAAATGCGAGGATGGGGACAGTTAGACGGGGTCACAGACCTGgcaacatttgtttgtttgtttgaattaagCCAGGTCGCACTTTAAGCGCTGTCTTATCAAAGCAGCTGCCCCAGATTATGAGACCCCACGCCAACACGCTCTTTCCAGATTATGTTAAGCACTGTGTCAGTCCCATGCGTCACTGGGGTGTTGTTACTAAACTCCTGTTCTCTATTAGCCTGCCAGGCAACCCGGGTTTAATTCTGGCAGCTCCTTCAAGGTTCCCATTGTTAGTGGAGTGGTTCAAATGTCATCTCTCACACATCAATCGTCAGCAATCTATAAGATGAACCGCAGAAACATTAACTTCTGCAACAAAAACGCAGCTTTACTCATCCCTCACATTACAGAGTCCTGCTCTAGGGAGCAGTCCGACATACGGCTAGTTCCAGTTTTACACCcacctttcttctcctcctcctcctcatcttctgcTTTTACGCGCTTGGACTTCTTAAAATTGGCAACATTTTTGCGACCACCTTCCCCTTCATCTTCAGAGTCTGAGAATTCTTCATCACAGGCTATTCTCTTGTCAGCAGAGCGCACTGAGAGCAAAGAAGGAGAAGCTACCTCAGTCACACTGGAGTCTTTTTCCCAGGGGTCCGTAAGGCAATAAACATATTTAGGAAGGTACATGTGGAATGCTCTGCCGTGCCAAAAATCTTTACTACTGTGCAGCAATACAACAATCCTACTAGAATCACAGCTTAGCCAGCTACTTGCAGCAGCCAAGGTCAGAACCGGAGATCTCTCAGTGTAACAAGTATGTGTGCCTTGGGTTAGGTTTACAGCAGGATGTCTAGAGCTGCCAGCACAAACAGGTTAACTAACTTCACACTGGGAAAATCTGACTCCCAGACCCAAAGGGCATAAGACAGCCTGGATATAAGCTAGTGTTTTCACAGCTAAAGGGCGACTTTTGCTAGAACAGCGGGAGCCTGTCTAAACGGACAGTGCAGCTTTCAGTGTTTCATCAGTTATTTCCCCACAGGAGGCTTTGGCAATAGTTCGAGCTCTAATATTAAATCTAGATTCTTTCATTAAGGAAGTTATCTAGCAACAGCACTGCTTCACCAAGGGAAGGTTCAGCAGCATGGTCCATGATCCCGCAAGGCAATTTATGCCCACAGCCGGGCACCTACTTGAAATGCGTTTGTCAGGATCCTCTTCATCTTCATCTCCACTGTCCTCCTGCACGGCATCCTCGGGAATCGGCTGCATCTGGACACCAGGGGCATGAGGGAGCATGCGTAGATTCTCAAATAGCCGCTGCCTACAACCAgcaaaaacacaaaccaaaaccccCACATGTTGGTGATCTAAAAGGCATTAACAGAAACAAGCCCCCAGTGTAAGGGACCAATCTTGCTAGGAGTAACAGACAACACTTACTTAATCTTCTCAAGATACTCATTGGTGTTCTGGTTGGTCATGTTCGAAGGACTGATGTGGAGCTTAAAGTCTGGTCCAAAGTATTCAAAATAGTCATTATATGGAAGCTCTGCACAAagattagaacacagaataaCCTTGATTGGTTACTGGTCTGGTATCGAAACAGCAAACATCACATGAGGTTCAAGGTGTTATGAGAATAAATGGAACATTTCCTTTTGGGATGACTGGAGCTCTCCTGGGATGCtcagaaaaacaaactttgtgACAGTGGGGCCAAAGACTATTCGCTGCTTTAACCCCAGGACACACCAACCATTGTGTGCTGTAGGGGAAAAATGGTTTCTAAGGAGGCACTAGAGGACTAGAATACATCACATCCACAGCGGTAGCTCAGAGAGCTCTAACACGATAAAAATCAGCACCCAGTGAAGTGTCCAAGCTACTTCACAGGTCTCCTACAGCTACTCAGAGCAATTTAAATTTTCCCCAAGCTCTATTACTAGACACCCATCCTCTCAATACAACACAAGATATAGTCTTACCATTTGGAATTTCCGTGTCCAAAGCCACAGCAGTCTCATAAGTCCAGCATCTAGCCACGTTGCGGATTGTGTAGCCACCCCCTCCTAGCATCAGCATAGGCAAGTTAAAACTCTTTACAAACTCCACACACTTGGCATGACCTGCAGCATAGGGAATGGGAGAAAGTTCACAGCCTCACTGGGTAACTGGACAGTAAGCTTTTCAACACAGTGATTACATCAATCACACAAGTGCCACCACAGATACTGTATTTTACATGTCTGAGCTTTCCTCAAGGCCACCGCCCTGGTTTGACTGCTTTGCTAGAAGTAGTGTCCTCTTACCTTTGATGGTCAGATTAAAACAGCCCAATCTGTCCCCTGACAGAGAATCCGATCCACACTGTAAGGCAACTGCACTAGGCTGGAACGTCTCCATCACTTTAGATATCACCTGGACAAGAAATCTGTTGTTACACACTCCCTTGGGACGGTGTCACAGCAACACAATGAAATCCATGTCAGCAGCTGACATGGAGATATTCACTGATGCTTCACTGGCTGTTGCCTCCCTCCCATATTGGTGACATTGAAGCTCTTACAGATAAGAGTCTACAAGTGACCCACTATAATTGTCAAGTAGGAATAAACACTAGGGAATCTTACAGCACAGGACTGCATCTCCCCTCATCAGAGTGCCACTAGAAAAAGACAAAGCAGCATCCAAGACTCACTCAGAAAAAGAGGCTTACCGGCTTAAATATTGCCTCATAGGATTCATCGTCAATTCCGTCCCGGAGAGGATAGTTGACAGCATAATACTTGCCTTTGCCTGCACCAATATCCTATTACAGTGAGAGACAGGAAAGACCACAGGGTCACCAGAGAAACGCCAACATATATGTGCCAACGCAGAAAGGAAAGTCTGAGATTCCACCAAGGCACTTGGGGACATCAGCGGGCATgattccagtgacttcagaggaTTAGCCGTGGGGTAAGTGGATACATTTGGCCTTTGCATTCAACTAATCAATCTAGACATTACATAGCTAACGGAGAGTAATGCGAGGTTATAATCAAGAAAGGGAGTAAAACAGCACCTTGGAATTCTACTGACATGACAGCCCTTGCCTCAGCATCTAGTCAAACGTTCAACTGAGTCAAATTGGAGTCACAAGTTCTATGAAACTTGGGCCTCGTTGAGAGGGTCATTAAAAAGTCCAAACAGGTGGGCCTTGTATCAGCCCCAGTTACAAGCcaatagcagattttttttagagGAAACAGGTTCCACAAGCAAGGATGCTCTACTGAGAATACTTTACTGGTTGCCCCAGAAAGTTCAATCCCAGGAACAGACACGAAGAGCATCTTGCTGTGATAGGATACATGGGAAGGATCAATTCCTACTGACATCTACTGTCTCACTCTGTGTCCGAGTTCTCAGTTGTACATTCCGCTAGTAAAAACTGTATGTTGTGCAGATCCAGTAGCGCTGCAGAAAAGCCAGATTTTATTCTCTCCCACATCAAGGCAAGCGGAAAACTGGCCGTCAAGTTTCCAGTTCCAGACTCTACACTGTTGGCGAGGACGTACAGAGCAAAATGCAAATCAGGCTGCAGTCCGATACCAGGCTGAGCCTGCAGTATTTACAGTTGGAGGAATCTTACAAGagtttagttttgatttttaaaaacaattcaatATCTTCTATCTACAGTGCACAGTACCATACCAACGCACTTGACAAAAAAAGAATTTCACTCACTGCTGTAGTGTGGCCGCTTCTAGGATCGAATGTGGCAGCTAGCTACAAGCACGTATCACCCCCTAACTTAGGACAGTCTACATATAACAATTCTACACCCAACTAAAACTCAAGAGGGAATTTAGGTCAGGAGAATGCCATTACCCTAACTGGTATCAGACCATGACTCCCTACCTCTTGAGAAGCAGGCAGGACCACAGTTGTGTCTCATTTGAAAGACAGCACCGCCCGATAACCATGTCCCAGCATGGGCCCATGAGACTCAGCACCAACTCAGAGGGAGGAAAGCCACCTGCTGAATCACCAGTACCATTTCCGCAGCACAAGGTCCTTTGTAGGTCTCCCATTCAAGGACTGGCATGGCCAGACCGTGCATAACTTGTGAGATCAAAGCAATAGGGCCACAAGGGGAGCATGGAAGTCAGTTTGCCAATAAATACGGCCCACCAAGATGCGATGTTCAGAGTCCCACGCTACGAGGCTGCAGACTAACGGACATCTGATGTCTGGGCATTGTTACTGTATAATAGATATAACACCACAGAGACTCAGCACTCCCTCAAAGAGTGAGTTACAAAAGTTAATTGTCACACACATTTCTTATTAAACAAAGGCTGCCATTTTGAGAGTGTCCATCTAAACCAGCCAACACAGAAACAGCATTTTGGTGAAATTAGTTGGATAGTGAATAGATGGAACAAATCAAGTTCCAGGGGAAGTTTCTACTAAGCCTCCATTCTCACCCGCAGATCCCCTGTTCCTGGGAAGTATTCTCCATACTTATGAAAGGATGCAGTCATGACACGGTCTGTGGTGTAAAAGGCTTCCTCCACGCCATCTCCATGGTGAATATCAATGTCAATATACAGCACCCTCTGGTGGTACCTAGAATCAGAAGGGAGTCAAAATGCTGCATTTCTTCAGAATGGAAACGGTCTTCAGCAGCAGAGCAAATGGGAGGAGAGTAAAGAACTTGGTGCTAACCCCCAGGCTGTATGGTTACCAATTTGCTGTCTCTCTCTGGAGTCTCTCAGCAAAACAGACGCAGCGCACTGACATGCGCCTTGAATTGGTTGGCAGCGGAAAAGAATCACCGAGGAAATCGAAGTGGCTATTGCTGCAGCAACTGACCTTTGATCAATTCCGTTTATACAGACTCAACCAGTGAATCGCACATTTTATGTCCAAGCCTCCTACTTAGAGCTGCCTCATGCCAAAAGTCGCCAGGATGGTAACCATCAGGACACAAATTACAGGAGTGCCACTTTTTTGTGCCAAGGAAGAAGCACCAAAGAGGCCTTTCATCTACTGCATCATACCATAAGTACAGCAACCCCTGCTGAAGAGAGGGCACTGCATCCAAAAAAAGACGTCTGATTAAGCCCTCCTGAGAAAAGACAGCTAACAAGGTAACAAAAAGGAGCAAATTAGGAAGAAAGTGGAAAGGACTCAAAGAAAATGCAGCAGAAAGGACAAACAAAAGGGATAAGAAGTACTGCACGTACTTTAGTAGCTCCAAGATGGCTAAGACAATGTCGTTGACATAACAGAAGCCAGAAGCCTCCGATTTCTTAGCGTGGTGAAGGCCTCCTGCCCAATTCACAGCAATATCTGTCTGTTGCTTGTTCAGCTTCACAGCGCTGGCTGCAGGGAGAAGAATTGCAGAACATTAGCAAGAAAGACAGAATAGAGCCCTGACAAACTCTGGAGAACACACAAAGGCAGCATGCCCTGTGGGGTCACGTGTCATTCCATATGCCTGCATGTATAACAGTACAAATATCAAAGGTTTAAAAACTGGATTTCTCATACAAACCAGTAAGGCAGAAGACTCTCTGGGGTCTTCTGGGGTGACACTACTGGGTGACACTAGTGTAATATCTCTGTAGAAGAGAGATCAGTGTAATGTAAAGATGCTGGGAGGGCTCAGATTAAGCATCTATTTTTACAGCACAGTCTTGCTCCCATGCCACACCTCTAGTTCTGAACATAAATGGGGAGCCTGATTTGAAAACAGGTCCACAGCCTGCTAGCTCGAGTCACGGTTAAAGTACAGGTTAGTTTTATTTATCAGTTTCCTAAAGAGAACCTTTCATGGATAGTTTTATGTCATGTACACAGTTAGCTTGGTTTAGTCCTTTGTATAGATAGCTAGGCAAAGGGACCTCCCACAAACCCTAGAGCCTGCACACAATTCCACTGTGTAGTTCCAtgcgggtcagaccaaaggtccatctggcccagtatggccattcttatgctcagTGCAACTTTGCATGGGTCTAAGGGTCAGCACAGATGAATCCTTttgtaggatcagagccttagtgaTAAGAGACCGGAATAGGTACTTCAGATGTGTCTGTCAGCTGGACAAGCATATGTTTATCTTTTTGGAGTTTGAGTGTAGTCAGGATTTATATTTCAGAAAATAAGGATATCTATCAGTCTGTAGTAAGCCACAAAGCTTTTAAGCACATGTACAGTAAAAGTCTCTCAACGCTGCATTACACTGTGGCAAAAACTCACAAATAAGGatgccattttattttaaatgatacaGGTTTTAGAGAGTTTGTTGAAATCTTcctgcttttgtttttccttcttatccaaagagagagacaagtggatttctttttgtaaaacaaaacaccTGCTCTGAGGCTGTGGTCACACAGACCTGGAGcaagtttttataaaaaacaAGATATCTTTAAATAAACCAAGGTTTCAACAACAGAGGGCTAGCTTTACTGAAACAAAGTCATTCATGATGCTTTCATTCCATACACAGAAATTCCTCAACATGACCACTTAAATGATCTTTGGATGAGTGAGAATATGGCTAATGTTGAAGACTCAGACCTTACATACAGTCATAAAGCATTCTCAACCACTGACCAATCTCATTCCAATGCATCGGGGCTTGAGAATGATCACAACATGTCAGACCAATTTTTTACGGAATCTAGAAATGTCTCCAACATCATGTTTCTTTTCTGACAGAGCGACATTATGGACATTCTCCTAAAAGAGAAAGCATCTAGGATTCTTGTGCTTACCAACAGAGCCTCCTGCAGACAGCTGACAAAACTCAAACAACCCATCAAACACCGGGCAATCTTCCCCAACATTGACTTGAAAAAGAAAGACATAAGTAAGCGTTAGCAGGACAAGCTTGCATACCAGAGGCAAAGTTTATGCTGTAAATCTAACTTAAGGACATAAACAGATTCAGTAGGGCATCAAATATATGAGcatcatttatttaatttacatgtATATAATAAATAAAGTGTTCAATGAGAAGTAGACAATCATCCCTTCACTAAAGACTTCATTGCATCAGTAGTCAGTTGATGCAACCTTCCCTTCAGTCtttgctcagcccactgccattACTGTGACAGCTTGCAGGAAAGGACAGAACCTGCACTTAAGGTTGTAAAAGCTCTCCGTTGGTACAGAGAGTTGCTATAAGTGCAAGTCCCCTGCTGCACTTTGAGAAGACACTAAAGAATGAAACCAGCATTTCACATGCACTCTGGATCTACACTAGAGTTGACCACCTAGTGGAATAAGCTATAATAAAACCCAATTGTCAGTTAATTGTGTTAGAAAGTGAGTCGTGACactatcaattaaaaaaaaaccacacacgtTGTAAACAGGTCTCCTTCAATATGTCACTAACATCACCTTAGATTATCAAGACTGAACATTTCAAAAGTTCAGTTTGAGTCTCATGAGGTATGCTATTCATTTACTTTGCGTATTTCAtagattagatttaaaaaaaaaaaaaaaaggcaaatttttcTTCTAGGTTCTCAATCCTGTAGCATGTTTGGGTTGGAAACACTGCAGGGAAACCATTTATTTCCTATTAGAAATGCTtacatgatttttaaagacaggtttcagagtagcagccgtgttagtctgtatccgcaaaaagaacaggagaacttgtggcaccttagagactaacaaatttattagagcatccgaagaagtgggctgtagtccacgaaagcttatgctctaataaatttgttagtctctaaggtgccacaagtactcctgttctttttatgatttttaaaaaggtttataGGGCCTATGTTTTGCAAAACCTGTTTTTACAAAAATCTGTATGTTGTAATGAAGTTGAGTGGAACTTTTCCCTTTGTACTTAGGCAGGACTCATCTCGCATGAATCTTCCCAGCATGTGAAATGCTGCTTTCATTCAATTCTTCGCCTCCAAAAAGGCTAGTGAAAAATCATGGAGACAGTACAGTTGAATGAGCAAGTTTAAGCAGTCTCCAGATTTAAATGGAACTCGTTTCTTATGGACTGTAAGAATCAGGAGAGTCAAAACGAAATGTTCCAATTTGTACAAGTGTTCCAGTGGGGCATGGTAATTAGCAATAGTTGAATAGTTCCCTCATCAGAGATGTGTGGGAATCTATTCCCAGCAAGTGGGAAGGTCTGTTGCTGAAGAATGTAAGCTTCCCATTACAACAAattaaatttctagcccttatggctgCAATATAATCTTCTTGAGTCTTCAGACAGACAGAATATCTATCGATAGACTGAGATTAAAGAGACCGTTTAGTATCACTGCTACCATTCAGAACCTTGTGGGCAGCAGCAAAACGGACAATTTTTAATAGTGTGACTGCTTCTGCTTGGCAAAGATATGGCCCTCTGTATAAGCAGAAGCAAATGGTGGAGCTATTCATTCATACGGAGACCTCTTCCCACCAAGCCCTTCAAAGCAGCCAGGAAATCAAGCCTTTTACAGCAATATGTGGCTCTGGACAGGGAAGAGAAAAAGTTCTCTCATTTCCAACAGCTAGAGCAGGGTCAGGAGCATCATATGTATGATATGCCCACTAGTCAGAGCCCAATATATtactacctagctcttatatggcATTTTTCCTCAACAGACCTCAAAGCACCCTACAAAgggggtcagtatcattatttccattgtatagatgggaaaactgaggcatggagtggcaaagtgacttgcctacggtcacccagcaagccagtggcagagccaggaatagaacacaggtatcccagtccagtgccctacccatTAGGCCACTCATATCAAAGATGGGAGTCCCCATGATAGCACCCCTGTGGAAATCCCAGCACCCACTGCTTTCTCAACAGCTAAGAGCAGAAAGGAGGCTAAGCTCCTCACCAGGCATTGTCCTTGCACTTGGGTGGTGCGGCCCCATCACTTCCATCTTTAATCTCTATTTCTGGCTCATAGGATTAGTCCTCTGGCTAGGTGGTGGAGGATATATTTTGCAAGCCCTGTCAAGGAGGGGTCATTGGACTGAATTGTGAATTGGCTTTTGTCTCACCTCCATACGTACTAAaaaaatttcacatttaatttccTTAAAGTAAAACCCTTGCTTGAAGTACAATATAGAAAATGCCAAGCTGACCAGAGGGAGACCAGTGTGGGTGTTTATGAGCCATTCCAGTCTCAGTGGTAAGCAGTTAGGCTTGTGTAAATACGTACTTTAGTATGTGAAGGCATATTATTTACCCCAGGAAGTACTTTGGTACAGATTACAGATATTACTCATTCCTTTAGTCGTTAcactcaggtgcctaaatacggTGTGCATTTTGGCTCACAATAGTTTAAAAGTGCATATAATTCACTCTCTAGACTAACTCTTTCAAGAGTTAACAGGAGATTACATATACACTTCATAAAAATAAGCTCCATGGCCAACAATTCTACAGATTTCAGGAATGAAGAGAGTGCACACAACCAATATACTGTTTTAGTGAACTCCTAGCCATTATTTGTCCAAATCAGCCAGAAAACTATAGTTCATTACCTATTAATTGCTGGAAAATGTTAGCACAGAGCTGCAGAAAGTCTGAAAAGGTATTTAAGATTTTATAACATGAAAGCTGCAAAAGATTTTTCcacatggagagaaaaaaaaaatccatgcctCTAAGGatattctaaggccagaaagaactTTAGTCATTTAGTCCAACATCCTGCATAATACAGATGAAGTTGCCTGTCAGGTGTGACATCAGAACTGAAACTAACACCACTTTCAGCATTGAGGGCCTGGTCCCCAAAGCCTTCAGTGCACAgaacttcagctgaagtcaatttGAATTCAGGGCTTGCAGGATCTAAATCTTAGTCAGAATAGAACGAATTGTGAAGCCACAATTTAAGCAGCCAGATTTCTTGATGCTGACTGATAAAAATCACAGAATATTTTATACTGGTAAGGACATGAATTCCACAGATCTCTAGAAATATCCCCAAAAGGAAGACAGTTACCAACAATATACCTTCTATTACAATAGGAAATAGTGACACTAGTGTTCCCAGATTATGAAAACATTACATAGATCTACAGATTCTAAAATAAAGACCGGCTCTCTGCATATCTACCATGCTGTGACCAACAACAGTACTCCTGCTTCAAAAAAACCCATCCTACCGATATCTGAGAAAGTTGGTCCCCAGAACGTCACCATTATTAACAACTCCAGAACCTTAGGTTACAAGTTGCTTATGCAGAATATCTGTTGTACAGGTATGTCCACACTGTTCCGTTTATAAGCTAGAAAAGAAGATGAAAGAGCTTCCACCAAATCTCAAGATCAAAGGAGTTAGGGACAGAACCACAATGGAGGAAAACAGTGTGGAACTCTGGCAAAAAAATAATCTAAGTGGTTAGGTTaacatgaaaataataataaaaaaagacaagttTCATAAGATTCTCCCTGCTCTTTTGACAATGAGCTCTAAGAGCTAACCAGGGTTCCCAGGACTACAGCTATTCAGGCTAGAAGCTACAATACCATACGCATAGCTTACATCTCTGCATCTGCTTGCTGTACTCAGACATGTTATCAGGGCGAATAGATCTCAGAAATTTAATGTAGTCATCACTATGATACTTGGTCATTTCTTCTGCATTTGCTTTGTGGGGGCGCTGCAAGGAGAGAACAAAACAAGGTTTATTTGACATATATTCCTTCTCCTACTCCAATGCCTGCCTACTCTCAAGAATAGCAACAGCTAAAGCCAGTGCtattaaagcaaaaataagtCTACTTTCTAaggcggggtgggcaaactacggcctgcgggtcAGATCCGGTCGCTCatggctttggatccggcccgtgggatcGCCCCCTGTGGCACCGCAAGCCCTGCGGCCCCCGGacatgggggcagagggctccgtgcgttgcccttgcctccaggcaccgccccccgcagctcccattggctgggaatggggaaccacagccaatgggagcttcgaggGAGATACCTGAAGGtgcagcaagggcagcgcacatGGAACCCTCCGCTCCACCCGTACCCCCCAGgagccgcagcgcttcctggagtggtgcagcgtggggcttgggcaggcatgcagggagcctgccctggccccggtgtgcaccgctgccaccccggagccactttaGATAAGTGGCGCCAGGCCGGAGCGtgatccccacctgcaccctgccccacaaatccctgccctaagccccctgcctgcacctcgcaccccaactccctgccctgagccccctcccacagtctgcacccctcctctgccccaatcccttgccttgagccccttccgcaccccaaccccctgctctggccctgcatacaatttccccacccagatgtggccctcggcccaaaaagtttgcccacccctgttctaagggGAAGAGAAATGTTATTATAGGAGACTGGGGCTTTTTATTATATGCCTAGCCATACGAAACAGTCACGGTATAGGGAGAAAAACATTTCCTATATATAGATTACCTGAACTTtggaacaaaacaagaaacacCCTGCTAAACACAAGACCAGTGGAAATCTTAAAAGCAACAATCTCTTTGAATTACCTTCACTCTGACCTATTCCCCAGAAATATTTTCCAACTCTTTTTCCTCCATCTTGTTTCTCCACAAGTTTCCCAATAAAACACGTGAGAGTCTGCAAGACCCTGTGCCATTGCAATACAGTGACAGCTCGGGAAGTGGATCAAGCCCCTCCATACAAGCTTCCTacgtctctctctctgtgtctgggcCTATACTTACAtatatctccatttttctgtaaagGCCGTAGTTCAGCAGTAGGTTGTGGGTCATTCGGATCCTGTGGGGTTTCATTGGATGGCCCTGGCCATAATAGTAGTTTCCAACATCCCCTGAGAGCGATAAGCATTTGGTTACAGTGGAAAAGAACATTTTCTCCTCTGA encodes the following:
- the HDAC1 gene encoding histone deacetylase 1, yielding MALTQGTKRKVCYYYDGDVGNYYYGQGHPMKPHRIRMTHNLLLNYGLYRKMEIYRPHKANAEEMTKYHSDDYIKFLRSIRPDNMSEYSKQMQRFNVGEDCPVFDGLFEFCQLSAGGSVASAVKLNKQQTDIAVNWAGGLHHAKKSEASGFCYVNDIVLAILELLKYHQRVLYIDIDIHHGDGVEEAFYTTDRVMTASFHKYGEYFPGTGDLRDIGAGKGKYYAVNYPLRDGIDDESYEAIFKPVISKVMETFQPSAVALQCGSDSLSGDRLGCFNLTIKGHAKCVEFVKSFNLPMLMLGGGGYTIRNVARCWTYETAVALDTEIPNELPYNDYFEYFGPDFKLHISPSNMTNQNTNEYLEKIKQRLFENLRMLPHAPGVQMQPIPEDAVQEDSGDEDEEDPDKRISMRSADKRIACDEEFSDSEDEGEGGRKNVANFKKSKRVKAEDEEEEEKKDEKEEEKAKEEKAEPKGVKEETKSA